One Candidatus Cetobacterium colombiensis genomic window carries:
- a CDS encoding GGGtGRT protein, which yields MRLENVDIFITGNSTTPTRFQDLVAGTYKKKCLKNQKNIF from the coding sequence ATGAGATTAGAAAATGTAGATATTTTTATAACTGGAAATTCAACAACTCCTACTAGATTTCAAGATCTTGTAGCAGGAACTTATAAAAAAAAATGTTTGAAAAATCAAAAAAATATTTTTTAG
- a CDS encoding gamma-glutamylcyclotransferase family protein, protein MKIFVYGSLREGFFNFNKYINKSAKKIELGEVEGKLYAINDKEYPALLDGEGRVIGEIITLENCDINAIDNMENYFGENNPQNEYNKLKREIKNLKTGEIEILDVYVYNTKNTHFSFSNLTLVESGDWKEFKNK, encoded by the coding sequence ATGAAAATTTTTGTCTATGGAAGTTTAAGAGAAGGTTTCTTTAACTTTAATAAATATATAAATAAATCTGCAAAAAAAATAGAACTTGGTGAAGTGGAGGGGAAACTTTATGCTATAAATGATAAAGAATATCCCGCGTTATTAGATGGAGAAGGTAGAGTAATTGGAGAAATTATAACTTTAGAAAACTGTGATATTAATGCTATCGATAATATGGAAAATTATTTTGGTGAAAATAATCCACAAAATGAATATAATAAATTAAAGAGAGAAATAAAAAATTTAAAAACGGGAGAGATTGAAATTTTAGATGTATATGTTTATAATACTAAAAATACACATTTCTCATTTTCTAATTTAACGTTGGTTGAATCGGGTGATTGGAAAGAGTTCAAAAATAAATAA
- a CDS encoding N-acyl-D-amino-acid deacylase family protein — MKFIFDLVIVNGIVVYGSLTSKEIINIGIIKDKIHTISKNKLYGKKIINAKNLYVSPGFIDIHSHSDISGFISENCESKLYQGVTTEINGNCGIGIFPWSEIYKNQLKTYIQSHSDINYYSIDFNQTKSFSNLKSYLTKRKLPTNQGYLVGAGCLRIAIMGFKSTPATSLEINKMKLLLEKQLKEGALGISFGLIYQPGNFMSKIEIEELLKVIKEYDKIASFHIRDEIIEIEKSIKEIIDYGRKTKAKVNISHLKIMNKNNWGKSKNILNLLEEAKHKNISITFDQYPYEATATNLLVLIPPNFFNGDIDEFIKNIPIFLQDIIPFIKNNIEKRGGSKNIFISNTFLKETHLNGKSLEEISKYLNLNEEETILYIIKKSRAKAQGIYFSMNLNDLIEFFNSDLGIIASDGNSFPIKILLNIGTPHPRSFGTFPKFISMTKNYFQIEKIINKITKKPADLMNLKNRGEIKNGYFADIVIFDLKNIRDCSTFTNPFQISKGIEYVIVNGDIIIKNKKFIPTKNGKILT; from the coding sequence ATGAAATTTATTTTTGACCTAGTTATTGTAAATGGTATTGTTGTTTATGGTTCTCTCACTTCTAAAGAAATTATCAATATTGGAATAATTAAAGATAAAATACATACTATTTCTAAAAATAAATTGTATGGAAAAAAAATTATAAACGCTAAAAATTTATATGTTTCTCCTGGGTTTATTGATATTCATAGTCATTCTGATATTTCTGGATTTATTTCAGAAAATTGTGAAAGTAAGCTTTACCAAGGTGTGACAACAGAAATTAATGGGAATTGTGGAATTGGAATTTTTCCATGGTCTGAAATTTATAAGAATCAATTAAAAACATATATTCAAAGTCATTCTGATATCAATTATTATTCTATTGATTTTAACCAGACTAAAAGTTTTTCAAATTTAAAAAGCTATTTAACTAAAAGAAAATTACCTACAAATCAAGGGTATTTAGTTGGAGCAGGTTGCCTTAGAATTGCTATAATGGGTTTTAAATCTACTCCAGCTACTTCTTTAGAAATAAATAAAATGAAGCTTCTTTTGGAAAAACAATTAAAAGAAGGAGCTTTAGGAATATCCTTCGGACTTATATATCAGCCTGGAAATTTTATGAGTAAAATAGAAATTGAAGAACTTTTAAAAGTTATCAAAGAATATGATAAAATAGCTTCATTTCATATAAGAGATGAAATTATAGAAATTGAGAAATCTATAAAAGAAATTATTGATTATGGGAGAAAAACTAAAGCAAAAGTTAATATTTCTCATCTTAAAATTATGAATAAAAATAATTGGGGGAAATCTAAAAATATTTTAAATCTATTAGAAGAAGCAAAACATAAAAATATTTCTATTACTTTTGATCAATATCCATATGAAGCTACTGCTACTAATTTATTAGTTTTAATTCCACCCAATTTTTTCAATGGAGATATTGATGAATTTATTAAAAATATCCCAATTTTTCTTCAAGATATAATTCCATTTATAAAAAATAATATTGAAAAAAGAGGAGGAAGTAAGAATATTTTTATTTCTAATACTTTTTTAAAAGAAACTCATCTTAATGGAAAATCACTTGAAGAAATATCTAAGTATTTAAACTTAAATGAAGAGGAAACTATTTTATATATAATTAAAAAATCTAGAGCTAAAGCTCAAGGAATATATTTTTCTATGAATTTAAATGATTTAATAGAGTTTTTTAATTCTGATTTAGGTATTATTGCTAGTGATGGAAATTCTTTTCCTATAAAAATTTTACTTAACATTGGCACTCCTCATCCTAGAAGTTTTGGGACTTTTCCTAAATTTATTTCAATGACTAAAAATTATTTTCAAATTGAAAAAATTATTAATAAAATAACTAAAAAACCTGCAGATTTAATGAATCTTAAAAACAGAGGTGAAATAAAAAATGGATATTTTGCTGATATTGTAATCTTTGATTTAAAAAATATTCGAGACTGTTCAACATTTACAAATCCTTTTCAAATTTCTAAAGGAATTGAATATGTTATAGTTAATGGAGATATTATTATTAAAAATAAAAAGTTTATTCCTACTAAAAATGGAAAAATTTTAACTTAA
- a CDS encoding M20 metallopeptidase family protein: MNINILKENSKNLKNWLINVRRDFHQYPELGTQEFRTHDKICEYLNEMNISHRTSFNTGVIGEIEGENKNITIALRGDIDALPILDLKNTEYSSKNIGLCHACGHDVHTTILLGIAKYFYETNTKPPVNIRLIFQPAEETVGGAKPMIDDGALNEVQSIYGLHVDETIDVGKIGIKYGPMNASSDTLKIKIKGESCHGAYPSRGIDALLIASHVIIALQSIVSRNLDAREAGVITIGTINGGTAGNIIANEIELKGTLRTLDPEVRTRMKNRIKEIVTTLPIAFGGKGEINIEPGYTALINHDKSVDIIKKSATEIFGEDSICEKKLANMGVEDFAYFIENTEGAFFTLGIRNPEKKIIAQAHNGNFDIDEDAIINGVMVQILNIYNSI, translated from the coding sequence ATGAATATAAACATTTTAAAAGAAAATAGCAAAAATTTAAAAAATTGGTTAATTAATGTCAGAAGAGATTTTCATCAGTATCCAGAATTAGGAACTCAAGAATTTAGAACTCATGATAAAATTTGTGAGTATTTAAATGAAATGAACATTTCACATAGAACCTCTTTTAATACTGGAGTAATTGGTGAAATAGAAGGAGAAAACAAAAATATTACAATTGCTTTAAGAGGTGATATTGATGCCTTACCAATTTTAGATTTAAAAAATACTGAATACTCTTCTAAAAATATTGGACTTTGCCACGCATGTGGACATGATGTTCATACAACAATTCTTTTAGGTATTGCTAAATATTTTTATGAAACAAACACAAAACCACCTGTTAATATAAGATTAATTTTTCAACCTGCAGAAGAAACAGTTGGAGGAGCCAAACCAATGATTGATGATGGTGCTTTAAATGAAGTTCAATCCATCTATGGCTTACATGTTGACGAAACTATAGATGTTGGAAAAATTGGAATAAAATATGGTCCTATGAACGCTTCTTCTGATACTCTTAAAATAAAAATAAAAGGAGAAAGTTGTCACGGTGCATATCCTAGTAGAGGAATAGATGCTCTTTTAATTGCTTCACATGTTATAATTGCTCTTCAAAGTATAGTAAGCAGGAATCTAGATGCTAGAGAGGCTGGAGTAATTACAATTGGAACAATCAACGGTGGAACAGCGGGAAACATCATTGCCAACGAAATTGAATTAAAAGGAACATTAAGAACTCTTGATCCTGAAGTTAGGACTAGAATGAAAAATAGAATAAAAGAAATTGTTACAACTCTTCCAATAGCTTTTGGAGGAAAAGGCGAAATTAATATTGAACCTGGTTATACAGCCTTAATAAATCACGATAAATCAGTAGACATTATTAAAAAAAGTGCAACTGAAATTTTTGGAGAAGATAGTATCTGCGAAAAAAAATTAGCTAATATGGGAGTAGAAGATTTTGCTTATTTTATTGAAAATACCGAAGGAGCCTTTTTTACATTAGGCATAAGAAATCCTGAAAAAAAAATTATTGCTCAAGCTCACAATGGAAATTTTGATATTGATGAAGATGCTATTATCAATGGAGTTATGGTGCAGATATTAAATATATACAATTCAATTTAA
- a CDS encoding replication initiation protein, translating to MYFLFKKSGFQFSNHNLDIKLNPSLTKSEHLLLKKLINDYKINYKKYIIITETNLELKNILLKKLRKLSRTSILFSYTNKESSEEILGSLNILNFFQEKDDFIITLSPEIKFSFETNNLWSRISLGTLICLDSSYSINLFKYLLKGEENKNYFEIEIDKLRKILEVEDDTYNRFYDLEKYIIKPAIENITNLDSNLSITYEKIKNGSGKNSKISSIKICFLNKYFENLHNNTNNIISHFSKYIKDFKNIYDLISQNLKIIPYEKIISIGDSCIQSNSFEKDFLEKLNLYKNKEI from the coding sequence ATGTATTTTCTTTTTAAAAAAAGTGGATTTCAATTTTCAAATCATAATTTAGATATCAAATTAAATCCATCCTTAACTAAATCAGAGCATCTTCTTTTAAAAAAATTAATTAATGATTATAAAATTAATTATAAAAAATATATTATTATCACTGAAACTAATTTAGAATTAAAAAATATTTTATTAAAAAAATTAAGAAAGCTTTCAAGAACATCAATTTTATTTTCTTATACAAATAAAGAAAGTTCAGAAGAAATTCTTGGAAGTCTAAATATTCTAAATTTTTTTCAAGAAAAAGATGATTTCATTATAACTCTATCACCTGAAATAAAATTTTCTTTTGAGACCAACAACCTTTGGAGCAGAATTAGTTTAGGAACGCTTATTTGTTTAGATTCTTCCTATAGCATAAATCTTTTCAAATATTTACTAAAAGGAGAGGAAAATAAAAACTATTTTGAAATAGAAATAGATAAACTAAGAAAAATTTTAGAAGTTGAAGATGATACTTATAATAGATTCTATGATCTAGAAAAATATATTATCAAACCTGCTATTGAAAATATCACAAATCTTGACTCTAATTTATCTATAACTTATGAAAAAATCAAAAATGGTTCTGGAAAAAATTCTAAAATATCATCTATTAAAATTTGTTTCTTAAATAAATACTTTGAAAATTTACACAATAATACTAATAATATAATTTCACATTTTTCAAAATATATTAAAGATTTCAAAAATATATATGATTTAATATCTCAAAATTTAAAAATTATTCCATATGAAAAAATAATTTCTATTGGTGATTCTTGTATACAAAGTAATAGTTTTGAAAAAGACTTTTTAGAAAAATTAAACCTATATAAAAATAAGGAGATTTAA
- a CDS encoding GH1 family beta-glucosidase, which translates to MFTKDFLWGAASAAYQVEGAWNEDGKGVSIWDDFSKIPGKTFEGTNGDVAVDHYHRYKEDVKLMAEMGLKSYRFSIAWTRIFPNGRGEVNLKGIEFYNNLINELLKYNITPFITLYHWDLPLELQKIGGWESKETVDAFNEFAKVCFEAFGDRVQHWITFNEAIVFITLSYMLQAHPPMIDSPKKGFQASHNVNIAHAKAVKSFRDMGIKGEIGITHVLNPAYPASNSEKDIKAAEYAEQDTFYWYYDPILKGEYPKEYLEFLEEKGWAPTITKEELELLKTNKSDFIGVNYYQRRLVKSNDENKKLIKSRENSTGAAGNPSYCGRYIVTVDPNCEYTKWGWEIFPQGLYDGMARIKERYGDIPIYITENGLGDQDEILSGEILDYPRIDYIERHLAVCKKAITDGIKLKGYYAWSFTDLLSWLNGYKKQYGFVFVDHNNNLERRKKKSYYWYKDVIETNGENIK; encoded by the coding sequence ATGTTTACAAAAGATTTTTTATGGGGAGCAGCATCTGCAGCTTATCAAGTTGAAGGAGCATGGAATGAAGATGGAAAAGGAGTTTCTATATGGGATGACTTTTCGAAAATTCCAGGAAAAACATTTGAGGGAACTAATGGTGATGTAGCAGTTGATCACTATCATAGATATAAAGAAGATGTAAAATTAATGGCAGAAATGGGATTGAAATCATATAGGTTTTCTATTGCATGGACAAGAATATTTCCCAACGGAAGAGGAGAAGTTAATCTTAAAGGAATTGAATTTTATAATAATTTAATAAATGAACTTTTAAAATATAATATAACTCCGTTTATAACACTATATCACTGGGATTTACCTTTAGAGTTACAAAAAATAGGTGGTTGGGAAAGTAAAGAAACAGTAGATGCATTTAATGAATTTGCAAAAGTTTGTTTTGAAGCATTTGGGGATAGAGTCCAACACTGGATAACATTTAATGAAGCAATTGTATTTATAACATTATCTTATATGTTGCAAGCTCATCCGCCAATGATAGATTCTCCTAAAAAAGGATTTCAAGCAAGTCATAATGTAAACATTGCTCATGCTAAGGCTGTAAAATCTTTTAGAGATATGGGAATAAAAGGGGAAATAGGAATAACTCATGTTTTAAATCCAGCATATCCAGCATCTAATTCTGAAAAAGATATAAAAGCTGCAGAATATGCAGAACAAGATACATTTTATTGGTATTATGATCCAATTTTAAAAGGAGAATATCCAAAAGAATATTTGGAATTTTTAGAAGAAAAAGGATGGGCTCCAACTATAACTAAAGAGGAGTTAGAACTATTAAAAACTAATAAATCTGATTTTATAGGAGTAAATTATTATCAAAGAAGATTAGTTAAATCAAATGATGAAAATAAAAAGTTAATAAAAAGTAGAGAAAATTCAACAGGAGCAGCAGGGAATCCAAGTTATTGTGGTCGTTACATTGTTACAGTTGACCCAAACTGTGAATATACTAAGTGGGGATGGGAAATATTTCCGCAAGGTCTTTATGATGGAATGGCAAGAATAAAAGAAAGATATGGAGATATTCCAATTTATATAACTGAAAATGGATTAGGAGATCAAGATGAGATTTTAAGTGGTGAAATTTTAGATTATCCAAGAATAGATTATATAGAGAGACATTTAGCTGTTTGTAAAAAAGCTATAACTGATGGAATAAAGTTAAAAGGATATTATGCTTGGTCTTTTACAGATCTTTTAAGTTGGTTAAATGGCTATAAAAAACAGTATGGATTTGTTTTTGTAGATCATAATAATAATTTAGAAAGAAGAAAAAAGAAAAGTTATTATTGGTATAAAGATGTAATCGAAACAAATGGAGAAAATATTAAATAA
- a CDS encoding aldo/keto reductase — translation MEYTKLGNSNLIVSKICMGCMGFGDGKKDGRTWTINEEESTQIIKKGLELGINFFDTAIGYQDGMSERYLGKILKKLVEREKVVIATKFLPRTEKDIKMGITAQEHIENNLNKSLKNLGVEYIDLYIYHMWDYNTPIYDIMEGLNNMIKVGKIKHIGISNCYAWQLAKANSLAEKEGFVKFISVQGHYNLIFREEEREMIPYCEEENIALTPYSPLAGGRLAKKIGENSKRLQEDTYAKFKYDKTEEQDKKIIQRVVELADKKGVSMTEISLAWLLSKGTIPVVGATKSYHIEGAVKALKIKLTKEEIDYLEENYIAHDLVGVMAENRSKK, via the coding sequence ATGGAATATACTAAACTGGGTAATTCTAATTTAATTGTTTCAAAAATTTGTATGGGATGTATGGGCTTTGGAGATGGTAAAAAAGATGGTAGAACTTGGACCATTAATGAAGAGGAGTCCACACAAATAATAAAAAAAGGTTTAGAATTGGGAATAAATTTTTTTGATACTGCCATTGGATATCAAGATGGTATGAGTGAAAGATATTTAGGAAAAATTTTGAAAAAATTAGTAGAGAGAGAAAAAGTTGTTATAGCAACAAAATTTCTTCCAAGAACAGAAAAAGATATAAAGATGGGAATCACAGCACAAGAACATATTGAAAATAATTTGAATAAAAGTTTAAAAAATTTGGGAGTGGAGTATATTGATTTATATATATATCACATGTGGGATTATAACACTCCAATATATGATATAATGGAAGGCTTGAATAATATGATAAAAGTAGGGAAAATTAAGCATATTGGAATTTCTAATTGTTATGCTTGGCAACTTGCAAAGGCTAATTCTTTAGCAGAAAAAGAAGGTTTTGTAAAATTTATATCAGTTCAAGGTCATTATAATTTGATATTTAGAGAAGAAGAAAGAGAGATGATTCCTTATTGTGAGGAAGAGAATATAGCTCTTACTCCTTATAGTCCACTTGCAGGTGGAAGATTAGCGAAAAAAATTGGTGAGAATTCTAAACGCTTACAAGAAGATACATATGCAAAATTTAAATATGATAAAACTGAAGAACAAGATAAAAAGATAATTCAAAGAGTAGTAGAACTTGCAGATAAAAAAGGTGTTTCTATGACAGAAATTTCTTTAGCTTGGCTTTTATCTAAAGGAACAATACCAGTGGTAGGAGCAACTAAATCTTATCATATAGAAGGTGCTGTAAAAGCTCTTAAAATAAAACTTACTAAAGAGGAAATAGATTATTTAGAAGAAAATTATATAGCTCATGATTTAGTTGGAGTTATGGCAGAAAATAGATCTAAAAAGTAA
- a CDS encoding MATE family efflux transporter translates to MKKKLLNENLFKLIFKFGVPSILTMWIFSLYTIVDGIFIGKFLGAKSLAAVNIVMPYVNFSFAIGIMVAVGSSTMIAIQLGAGEDKKALRSYSISLQLFMVFSSLLSLVGILFPEKVVRILGANDIIAEEATTYLFYLSFFTLFYMLSYGFESFVRIEGSPNYSLLCILGGAIMNIFLDYLLIAILDMGIKGAAIATGAAQMTTALMLGYYLLFKAKKLKYSFEKFNLKIVSSILYNGSSEFLTEMATGVVIMAFNINIMSLIGSDGISAFSVISYISTLVTMTMIGFSQGLQPIISFNYGAHSNKRVLKILKIGTVVVFALGIFFFFIINLFANQLVSIFIKENKELFILTKEAVIYYSFTYILMGINIIISSYFTAVEDALTSSTLSILRGLIFINILLFLLPGVFSTKGIWLSAPVNELVMLIVSSIFFIKTGYKKIIE, encoded by the coding sequence ATGAAAAAAAAATTATTAAACGAAAATCTTTTTAAACTTATTTTTAAATTTGGAGTCCCATCTATTCTGACCATGTGGATCTTCTCTTTGTATACAATTGTTGATGGAATTTTTATTGGTAAATTTTTAGGGGCTAAAAGTCTCGCAGCTGTTAACATAGTTATGCCTTATGTAAACTTTTCTTTTGCTATTGGTATTATGGTTGCGGTAGGTAGTTCAACAATGATTGCTATTCAACTTGGAGCAGGAGAAGATAAAAAAGCGTTGAGATCATACAGTATTTCTTTACAACTTTTTATGGTATTTAGTTCACTCTTGAGCTTAGTTGGAATTTTATTTCCTGAAAAAGTTGTACGAATTTTAGGAGCTAATGATATTATTGCAGAAGAGGCTACAACTTATCTATTTTATTTATCTTTTTTTACTCTTTTTTATATGTTATCATATGGATTTGAAAGTTTTGTTAGAATAGAAGGAAGCCCTAACTACTCCTTACTTTGTATATTGGGTGGAGCTATTATGAATATTTTTTTAGATTATCTTTTAATAGCTATACTGGATATGGGAATTAAGGGAGCTGCTATTGCTACTGGTGCCGCTCAAATGACAACAGCTTTAATGCTTGGATATTACCTATTATTTAAAGCTAAAAAATTAAAATATAGTTTTGAAAAATTTAATTTAAAAATTGTAAGCTCTATTTTATATAATGGTTCATCAGAATTTTTAACTGAAATGGCGACAGGCGTTGTTATTATGGCATTTAATATAAATATTATGTCTTTAATTGGAAGTGATGGAATATCTGCTTTTAGCGTAATAAGTTATATTTCTACTCTTGTTACTATGACAATGATTGGTTTTTCTCAAGGATTACAACCTATTATCAGTTTCAATTATGGTGCTCACTCTAATAAAAGAGTTCTAAAAATTTTAAAAATAGGTACTGTAGTAGTTTTTGCTTTGGGAATATTTTTCTTCTTTATAATAAATTTATTTGCTAATCAACTAGTTTCTATTTTTATTAAAGAAAATAAAGAGTTATTCATTTTAACTAAAGAAGCCGTTATTTACTATAGTTTTACATATATTTTAATGGGAATTAATATAATTATTAGCTCATATTTTACAGCTGTAGAAGATGCACTAACTTCAAGTACTCTTAGTATTTTAAGAGGACTTATATTTATTAATATTTTATTATTTCTTTTACCAGGAGTATTTAGCACTAAGGGAATTTGGTTATCGGCTCCTGTTAATGAACTTGTTATGCTTATTGTTTCATCTATTTTCTTTATTAAAACAGGATATAAAAAAATTATAGAATGA
- a CDS encoding MerR family transcriptional regulator, producing MKKYYSIGEISKIYNISVDTLRHYEKIKLLEPALKKENGYRYYSSEQIWKLNNIRNLRGLGLGLDDIKGFLEKRNVNSTEKILNSQLDIVERELEKFNRLKEELLIKKTNLEYFKNDIIFGVPQLKYISKRRIIKSKGRIKDDGDIDFKIKLLSIRTLSENDFLFTENEFGGTLSEENFLKNNYDTYEEIFVIINEETQEGEEVEAGTYVSIYYRGYYSENYIYYEIAKKFINENKLKVIGDIFEIFHVDIHTTENVEEYITEIQIPVKK from the coding sequence ATGAAAAAATATTATTCTATAGGAGAAATAAGTAAAATATATAATATCAGCGTAGATACTTTAAGACATTATGAAAAAATTAAGTTATTAGAACCAGCTTTAAAAAAAGAAAATGGATATAGATATTATTCAAGTGAACAAATTTGGAAATTAAATAATATAAGAAATTTAAGAGGACTAGGACTTGGTTTAGACGATATAAAAGGATTTTTAGAAAAAAGAAATGTTAATTCTACAGAAAAAATATTAAATTCGCAATTAGATATTGTAGAAAGAGAATTGGAAAAATTTAATCGATTGAAAGAGGAACTTTTAATAAAAAAAACAAATTTAGAATATTTTAAAAATGATATAATTTTTGGAGTTCCGCAATTAAAATATATTTCAAAAAGAAGAATTATAAAATCAAAAGGACGAATTAAAGATGATGGTGATATAGATTTTAAAATTAAACTTTTAAGCATAAGAACACTATCAGAAAATGATTTTTTATTTACTGAAAATGAATTTGGTGGAACTTTAAGTGAAGAAAATTTTTTAAAAAATAATTATGATACTTATGAAGAGATTTTTGTAATAATAAATGAAGAGACTCAAGAAGGAGAAGAGGTAGAGGCTGGAACATATGTTTCTATTTATTATAGGGGATATTATTCAGAAAATTATATATATTATGAAATAGCTAAAAAATTTATTAACGAAAATAAATTAAAAGTTATTGGAGATATATTTGAAATTTTTCATGTGGATATTCATACAACGGAAAATGTAGAAGAATATATAACAGAAATACAGATACCTGTAAAAAAGTAG
- a CDS encoding tyrosine-type recombinase/integrase: MGKMTKAINKDEIDKILGSLKIKQDVRNALLIELNTGLRIQDIARLKYSDIQFGKLEIIEKKTKKPQITRINMELVEYLFKNRTRDDNFIFASDEKQVKAFVRKVQDQILKACDYENIDNTFISTHSFRKSFATLAYNETKDIMFVQQLLNHSSVSVTQKYIQINKEKADDYRGKQRLGF, from the coding sequence ATGGGAAAAATGACGAAGGCAATAAATAAAGATGAGATTGATAAAATATTAGGATCATTGAAGATAAAACAAGATGTAAGAAACGCATTATTAATAGAATTAAATACTGGATTAAGAATACAAGATATCGCTAGATTGAAATATAGTGATATTCAATTTGGAAAATTAGAAATAATTGAAAAAAAGACAAAGAAACCACAAATAACAAGAATAAATATGGAGTTAGTTGAATATCTTTTTAAAAATAGAACAAGAGATGATAATTTTATATTTGCATCAGATGAAAAACAGGTGAAAGCTTTTGTAAGAAAAGTTCAAGATCAAATATTAAAAGCATGTGATTATGAAAATATAGATAATACTTTTATAAGCACACATAGTTTTAGAAAGTCTTTTGCTACATTAGCATATAATGAAACTAAAGATATTATGTTTGTTCAGCAGTTGTTAAATCATTCGAGTGTTTCAGTTACTCAAAAATATATTCAAATAAATAAAGAGAAAGCAGATGATTATAGAGGAAAGCAAAGATTAGGATTTTAA